The Couchioplanes caeruleus sequence CGCTCCGCATCGACGGCGCCAACTGCCGCGAAGTCATCGACAACGTCGTCGACATGGCGCACTTCTTCTACATCCATTTCGCCTTCCCCACGTTCTTCAAGAACGTGCTGGAGGGCCACGTCGCCGCGCAGTACCTCACCACCCGGCCGCGGCCGGACGTGCCGATCGGGGCCAGCCAGTCCGGCGGCGGGGGGCTGCGCTCCGAGGCCGCCTACTACGGGCCCTCGTACATGATCGACAATCTCTACCTCGACTACCAGGGCGTCGATGTAGAGTCCGTACTGATCAACTGCCACTATCCGGTGACGGCCGACTCGTTCGTGCTGCAGTGGGGCCTGATCGTCAAGCGGCTGCCCGGCCTCAGCGCCGCCCAGGCGCAGAAGGCGGCGGCCAAGTTCGCCCGCAGCATCGGCGTCGGCTTCCAGCAGGACGTGGAGATCTGGCAGCACAAGAGCCGGATCGACAACCCGCTGCTGTGCGTCGAGGACGGCCCGGTCTACCAGCTCCGCCGTTGGTACGAGCAGTTCTACGTGGACGTGGAGGACGTCTCGGAGGACATGGTCGCCCGCTATGAGTTCGAGGTCGACACCACCCGCGCGATCCAGACCTGGGAGGCGGAGGTGGCCGAGAACCTGCGCCGCCAGGCCGAGTCGGCGGCGCCGTGACCTCCGAGACGCTGGCCGAGCGGCGGGCGTACCTGGAGGAGGGCCTGTCCGACATCGGGTGCGCGCGCTGTGGTGCCCTGGTCCGCGCCGGCAAGCGCAGCCCCCAGCAGACCAGCGTGCAGTGGACCGTCCGGGCCGCGAGCGCGTGCGCCGCCCTCGCGGCGGCGCACGCCGCCGGACGGCCCGCCGCGCTGGTGCCGACCTGCCCCGACCTGCGCGACACCATCGACCGTGCGGTCCGCGAGGGCCGACTGGAGGTGAGCTGATGGGCGAGACCCTCGCCGGGCGGGAGCCGGCGGGCCCGTCCGCGGCCGCGAAGCCGGCGCCGCCGTTCCACCGGCTGCGGGTCGCCCGGGTCATCGCCGAGACCGCCGACGCGCACTCGCTGGTGCTGTCGGTGCCGCCCGCGCTGGCCACGGCGTTCGGCTACCAGCCCGGGCAGTACCTGACCGTACGGGTGCCGGGCGGCGGCGGCACCGTCGCCCGCTGCTATTCGCTGTCCAGCTCCCCGCACACCGACACGGAGCTGAAGATCACGGTGAAGCGGGTCCGCGACGGGCAGGCCTCGAACTGGATCTGCGA is a genomic window containing:
- a CDS encoding Rieske 2Fe-2S domain-containing protein, with product MRNGDGARTIDAGAPPTRFARGWHCLGLADSFRDGRPHAIEAFGTKLVVFADSGGALHVLDGYCRHMGGDLTMGTIKGDTVACPFHDWRWRGDGRCDAVPYAHRVPMRARTRSWTTLEENRQLFVWNDPRGAAPPPEVTIPRIEGAFSDEWSDWTWDSLRIDGANCREVIDNVVDMAHFFYIHFAFPTFFKNVLEGHVAAQYLTTRPRPDVPIGASQSGGGGLRSEAAYYGPSYMIDNLYLDYQGVDVESVLINCHYPVTADSFVLQWGLIVKRLPGLSAAQAQKAAAKFARSIGVGFQQDVEIWQHKSRIDNPLLCVEDGPVYQLRRWYEQFYVDVEDVSEDMVARYEFEVDTTRAIQTWEAEVAENLRRQAESAAP